A stretch of Dietzia lutea DNA encodes these proteins:
- a CDS encoding DUF3180 domain-containing protein, translating into MTRVAKSTLALVALVAAVAAYVLVDAFLGSMPPIGFGWVTLLVVAAVDVLLAIRIRAAISDGGVGQDRSQMHPLTIARCAALGQASAVLGAVAGGFGAGLALFFLPRLGELAAASAELPASLAVLVSGAVLVGAGLFLESACETPPDDDENGGLGEPA; encoded by the coding sequence ATGACGCGGGTGGCCAAGTCGACCCTCGCGTTGGTGGCGCTCGTCGCGGCGGTGGCCGCCTACGTCCTCGTCGACGCGTTCCTGGGATCCATGCCGCCGATCGGCTTCGGCTGGGTGACGCTGCTGGTGGTCGCGGCGGTCGACGTCCTGTTGGCCATCCGCATCCGCGCGGCGATCTCGGACGGCGGTGTCGGGCAGGACCGTAGTCAGATGCACCCGCTCACCATCGCCCGTTGCGCGGCGCTGGGGCAGGCCTCGGCGGTGCTCGGGGCGGTCGCCGGTGGGTTCGGGGCGGGGCTGGCCCTGTTCTTCCTCCCGCGCCTGGGTGAGCTGGCGGCCGCGTCGGCGGAGCTGCCCGCGTCCCTCGCCGTCCTGGTGTCCGGGGCGGTCCTGGTGGGGGCCGGCCTGTTCCTGGAGTCGGCGTGTGAGACCCCGCCCGACGACGACGAGAACGGCGGACTGGGCGAACCCGCCTGA